In bacterium, the genomic stretch TAATACTTAGCTACTACTTTGCTTTGCGATTTAATCCTTAACCTTATATACCTACCAGCGGAAATGCGCAAACGCTTTATTCGCTTCCGCCATTTTATGTGTATCTTCTTTCTTTTTAATTGCGCCACCCTGATTTTTTGACGCATCAATAATTTCCTCTGCTAACCGCTCTTCCATCGGTTTCCCTTTACGTTCTCGTGCATACTGGATTAACCAGCGAATCGCTAACGCTTGTTTCCGATTCTGTCGGACTTCAGTTGGAACCTGATAAGTCGCTCCACCCACA encodes the following:
- the rpsG gene encoding 30S ribosomal protein S7, with protein sequence MPRKPYKPRGEVIPDLKFDNRVVAKFINNLMRCGKKSVAERIFYRALEIIQQRTNEPGLKVFKAAMDNVKPLVEVRSRRVGGATYQVPTEVRQNRKQALAIRWLIQYARERKGKPMEERLAEEIIDASKNQGGAIKKKEDTHKMAEANKAFAHFRW